The genomic region TGCAGAGTTACGAATGGCCCGGCAACGTCCGCCAGCTGCGCAACGTCGTCGAGCGCACCGTCATTCTGGCGCCCGGCGACCGTATCGGCCGGATCGATCTCGACCTCCTGCCGCCCGAGGTGCTGGGCAATGCAGCGGATTCGAACAATGGAGTCGCCTCGACCGCGATCATGGGGACGCCGCTCAAGGAAGCGCGCGAGACATTCGAGCGCGAATATCTTCGTATCCAGATCCGGCGCTTCTCGGGGAATATCTCACGCACGGCGAGCTTCATCGGAATGGAGCGATCGGCGCTGCACCGCAAGCTCAAGCTGCTCGGGATCACCGAAACGCGCGAGGACTGACGCGAGCGGCCGCGCCGCAATCGCCACGCTGGACGCGGGCCGCGCCAGCACCTAGATTGGCGCGTGCCCGCCCTCCGGCGGGTGCTCCGACGCCGGGGAACGGCGCGCCGCGGGAAAATTCCGCCAAGAACAAGGAGGCGACATGGCCGAAAAGCAGGCTTCGCTCCAAGACCTTTTCCTGAACTCGCTGCGCCGCTCGAAAGTGCCCGTGACGATGTTCCTCGTAAAGGGCGTGAAGCTTCAGGGTATCGTCACCTGGTTCGACAATTTCTCGGTGCTGCTGCGCCGTGACGGCCAGTCGCAGCTGATCTACAAGCATGCGATCTCCACCATCATGCCCGCCGGTCCGATGGATACCTCCGCGCTGCTCGAAGCGGTTGGAGAGTTCCAGCACAAGAACCCGGTATTGCAGGAGATCTTTCTGAACGCTGTGCGAAAGGCCGAGGAGAACGTCACGATGTTCCTGGTGAACGGGGTGATGCTCCAGGGGCAGATCGCCGGGTTCGACCTGTTCTGCATGCTGCTCCAGCGCGAGGGCATGGCGCAGCTCGTCTACAAGCATGCGGTGTCCACCATCCAGCCCGCGCACCCGCTCAATCTCGCCGACGAAGCGAGCGGATCGGACGCCGATTGAGCACGGGATTCGATCGCGAGGCGGATGATTTCGCCCGTGGCGCGCGTGCGGTCGTGGTGTATCCGGACATCGGCGGCTCTTCGCGCGATTCCGAGGCTCGGCTCGAGGAAACCGCCGGGCTTGCCGCGGCGATCGGGATCGAGGTGCACGAGCGCGTTTCGTTTCGGCTGCGTCAGCTCAAGCCGGGCACGCTGATCGGATCGGGACAAGTCGACACGCTGGCGGAAACCGTGCGCGACCAGGAGTTGCAGCTCGCCGTCTTCGATGCCGCACTGACGCCGGTGCAGCAGCGCAACCTGGAAACAGCGCTCGGCTGCAAGGTGATCGACCGTACCGGCCTGATCCTCGAAATCTTCGGCGAGCGTGCGCGCACCGCCGAAGGCCGCTTGCAGGTCGAACTCGCGCATCTCGACTATCAGGCAGGTCGGCTCGTTCGTAGCTGGACCCATCTCGAGCGGCAGCGCGGCGGCTTCGGCTTTCTCGGCGGCCCGGGGGAGACACAGATCGAGGCCGACCGTCGGCTGATCCGCGACCGCATGGCGCGGCTGCGGCGCGAGCTCGATCAGGTGAGCCGCACCCGCACGCTCCAGCGTGACAGGCGCCAGCGGGCACCCTGGCCGGTAATCGCGCTCGTGGGCTATACGAACGCCGGAAAGTCCACGCTTTTCAATCGGCTGACCGGCGCTGACGTCATGGCGGAGAATCTGCTGTTCGCCACGCTCGATCCCACGTTGCGGCAGATTTCGCTGCCGGGGATCGACAAGGCGATTCTTTCGGAC from Sphingosinithalassobacter sp. CS137 harbors:
- the hfq gene encoding RNA chaperone Hfq, whose translation is MAEKQASLQDLFLNSLRRSKVPVTMFLVKGVKLQGIVTWFDNFSVLLRRDGQSQLIYKHAISTIMPAGPMDTSALLEAVGEFQHKNPVLQEIFLNAVRKAEENVTMFLVNGVMLQGQIAGFDLFCMLLQREGMAQLVYKHAVSTIQPAHPLNLADEASGSDAD
- the hflX gene encoding GTPase HflX; this encodes MSTGFDREADDFARGARAVVVYPDIGGSSRDSEARLEETAGLAAAIGIEVHERVSFRLRQLKPGTLIGSGQVDTLAETVRDQELQLAVFDAALTPVQQRNLETALGCKVIDRTGLILEIFGERARTAEGRLQVELAHLDYQAGRLVRSWTHLERQRGGFGFLGGPGETQIEADRRLIRDRMARLRRELDQVSRTRTLQRDRRQRAPWPVIALVGYTNAGKSTLFNRLTGADVMAENLLFATLDPTLRQISLPGIDKAILSDTVGFVSELPTQLVAAFRATLDEVVSADLLIHVRDIAHPDTEAQRADVEKVLEEIGVAETTPRFEAWNKIDLMDEERRAELRELADTREDIVTVSAWTGEGIDTLVEKVAAKLTAGHRRYTILLDPADGAGAAWLHQHGDVLDQRVEEGSSVYEVRMAPRDYERFEARTT